The following coding sequences lie in one Rothia sp. SD9660Na genomic window:
- a CDS encoding ATP-binding cassette domain-containing protein, translating to MNTQPVTPVAENLLNTTGRAAVRRVSEPIIELKDVQVHYRARTGGIFKPNIVKAVDGVNLDIRRGETIGLVGESGCGKSTLASVIVGLQKPTGGDVLFKGKSALKRNAALRKEFGSDVSIVFQDPSTALNPRMTVQDILKDPLDVHGIGDKAGRDRRVRELLHLVGLPTSAADALPSQISGGQRQRVAIARALALEPKVIVADEPTSALDVSVRAQVLNLLSDLKEELFLGMVFISHDIQTVRYVSDRICVMNKGKIVEEGSAEQVFDTPSQDYTRTLLGAAPTLLHV from the coding sequence ATGAACACCCAGCCTGTGACCCCCGTAGCAGAAAACCTGCTCAACACCACCGGCCGCGCCGCCGTCCGCCGCGTCAGCGAACCCATCATCGAGCTCAAAGACGTGCAGGTACACTACCGGGCCCGCACCGGCGGTATCTTCAAACCCAATATTGTCAAAGCTGTGGACGGGGTAAACCTGGACATCCGCCGCGGCGAAACCATCGGCCTGGTTGGCGAATCAGGCTGTGGCAAGTCCACCCTGGCCTCCGTCATCGTGGGGCTGCAAAAGCCCACCGGGGGCGACGTGCTCTTCAAGGGCAAGAGCGCCCTCAAACGCAATGCCGCCCTGCGTAAGGAATTCGGTTCGGACGTCTCCATCGTCTTCCAGGACCCCTCCACCGCCCTCAATCCCCGTATGACCGTGCAAGACATCCTCAAGGACCCCCTGGATGTACACGGCATCGGTGATAAGGCCGGGCGCGACCGCCGCGTCCGTGAGCTCCTGCACCTGGTGGGCCTGCCCACCTCAGCAGCGGACGCCCTCCCCTCCCAGATCTCTGGCGGCCAGCGCCAGCGCGTCGCCATCGCCCGCGCCCTGGCCCTGGAACCCAAAGTGATTGTAGCCGACGAACCCACCAGCGCCCTCGATGTCTCCGTCCGTGCCCAGGTGCTCAACCTGCTCTCAGACCTCAAGGAAGAACTCTTCCTCGGCATGGTCTTCATCTCCCACGATATTCAAACCGTCCGCTACGTCTCCGACCGTATCTGCGTGATGAATAAGGGAAAGATTGTCGAAGAAGGCAGCGCCGAGCAGGTCTTCGACACCCCCAGCCAGGACTACACCCGCACCCTGCTCGGGGCAGCCCCCACCCTGCTCCACGTCTAA
- a CDS encoding dipeptide/oligopeptide/nickel ABC transporter permease/ATP-binding protein yields the protein MRSGLAERLSAPGIRFRALPTGSKVALSFIAVIALVAIFAPWLAPHDPLASTGAPIGAPNSEYLFGTDRQGRDILSRLMYGARASLQVGLGAVALALIMGGILGALAATSSKFVSELIMRVMDVLMAFPGIALAAVLLASLGNSIGTIIFTIAVVYTPQLARVVRAQVLATWDEDYVRAERVMGAPRFYILLKHVVRNTIAPVLVFATVMVADAIILEASLSFLSAGVRPPNPSWGNVIADGRALVLAGGWWATTFAGAIILLTVLALNVLSEGMTDAMVNPKLRRKVKIDDSSVVAGTTVGALTAAPSTADDKSIAAASPEAQEQDAAPWGESVKHAGSRPATERDAVAAANLAGVLEELKSAENRRTDRLQADASARVILEVKDLSIYFPERFGDTPVVDRVSFTVTEGQTMGLVGESGSGKSITSLAIIGLLDKKAKITGSVLFEGQELVGASEAEFQKLRGSVISMVYQDALSSLNPSMLIKDQMKQLTRRGGRKSPEELLRLVKLDPERTLASYPHELSGGQRQRVLIAMALSRSPKLVIADEPTTALDVTVQAEVIKLLNELREQLGFAMIFVSHDLALVAQVAHRISVMYAGQIVEAGSTSQLLTNPMHEYTRGLLGSVLSIESGSERLYQIPGTVPSPSDFATGDRFAPRSQRPGADPEQKLVFTPVPGDTDHHWASHLAPATTSQETA from the coding sequence ATGCGTAGCGGACTAGCAGAACGCCTCTCAGCGCCAGGCATCCGATTCAGGGCGCTCCCCACCGGCTCTAAAGTCGCCCTCAGCTTCATCGCAGTCATCGCCCTGGTTGCGATTTTTGCACCCTGGCTAGCACCCCACGACCCGCTGGCCTCCACCGGTGCCCCCATCGGGGCCCCCAACTCCGAGTACCTCTTCGGTACCGACCGTCAGGGCCGAGACATCCTCTCCCGTCTCATGTACGGTGCCCGCGCCTCCCTACAGGTCGGCCTGGGCGCTGTGGCTCTAGCCCTCATCATGGGCGGTATTCTCGGCGCCCTGGCAGCCACCAGCTCCAAATTCGTCTCCGAACTGATTATGCGCGTCATGGATGTGCTCATGGCCTTCCCCGGCATCGCCCTAGCAGCCGTCCTGCTGGCCTCCCTGGGCAACTCGATCGGAACCATCATCTTCACCATCGCCGTGGTCTACACCCCGCAGCTAGCCCGTGTGGTCCGTGCCCAGGTGCTAGCCACCTGGGACGAAGACTACGTCCGCGCTGAGCGCGTCATGGGAGCACCTCGCTTCTACATCCTGCTCAAGCACGTGGTCCGCAACACCATCGCCCCCGTGTTGGTATTCGCCACGGTTATGGTCGCCGACGCTATCATCCTCGAAGCCTCCCTCAGCTTCCTCTCCGCCGGTGTACGCCCACCTAACCCCTCCTGGGGTAACGTCATCGCCGACGGCCGCGCCCTGGTATTGGCAGGGGGCTGGTGGGCCACCACCTTCGCAGGTGCTATCATCCTGCTGACCGTCCTGGCCCTCAACGTACTCTCTGAGGGCATGACCGACGCTATGGTCAACCCCAAGCTGCGCCGTAAGGTTAAGATCGACGACTCCTCCGTGGTTGCTGGCACCACCGTTGGTGCCCTCACCGCAGCGCCCTCTACCGCAGATGACAAGTCCATCGCAGCTGCCTCCCCCGAGGCCCAGGAGCAGGACGCAGCCCCCTGGGGTGAGTCCGTCAAGCACGCCGGCTCCCGCCCGGCAACCGAGAGGGACGCCGTCGCCGCAGCCAACCTGGCAGGGGTGCTGGAGGAACTCAAGAGCGCAGAAAACCGCCGTACCGATCGCCTACAGGCGGACGCGTCCGCACGCGTCATTCTGGAAGTCAAGGACCTCTCCATCTACTTCCCCGAACGCTTCGGCGATACCCCCGTGGTCGACCGTGTCTCCTTCACCGTTACCGAGGGCCAGACTATGGGCCTGGTCGGTGAATCAGGTTCCGGTAAATCCATTACCTCCCTGGCCATCATCGGCCTGCTCGATAAAAAGGCCAAGATTACCGGCTCCGTGCTCTTTGAAGGCCAGGAACTGGTAGGGGCCTCAGAAGCCGAGTTCCAGAAGCTGCGTGGCTCCGTGATTTCCATGGTCTACCAGGATGCCCTCAGCTCCCTGAACCCCTCCATGCTCATCAAGGACCAGATGAAGCAGCTAACCCGCCGTGGCGGTCGCAAGAGCCCCGAAGAGCTCCTGCGCTTGGTCAAGCTCGACCCCGAGCGTACCCTGGCCTCCTACCCCCACGAGCTCTCCGGTGGTCAGCGTCAGCGCGTCCTGATTGCCATGGCCCTCTCCCGCTCCCCCAAGCTGGTTATTGCCGATGAGCCCACCACCGCCCTGGACGTCACCGTGCAGGCCGAAGTGATCAAGCTCCTCAACGAACTGCGGGAGCAGTTGGGCTTCGCCATGATCTTCGTATCGCACGACCTGGCCCTGGTAGCCCAGGTGGCCCACCGTATCTCGGTCATGTACGCCGGTCAGATTGTAGAGGCAGGCTCCACCAGCCAGCTCCTGACCAACCCCATGCACGAATACACCCGAGGTCTACTCGGCTCCGTGCTCTCCATCGAGTCCGGCTCCGAACGTCTCTACCAGATTCCCGGCACCGTACCCTCCCCCTCCGACTTCGCCACCGGCGACCGCTTCGCCCCCCGCTCCCAACGCCCCGGTGCTGACCCCGAACAGAAGCTGGTCTTCACCCCCGTCCCCGGCGATACCGACCACCACTGGGCCTCCCACCTGGCCCCCGCCACTACTTCACAGGAGACAGCATGA
- a CDS encoding ABC transporter permease — MSNFLRLLGRRLIALPIMILGVTILVFVILQFTPGDPATIALGEGASEEAKEAYRESRGLNDPLIVQYFAFLSRLIRFDLGMTTPPAQPVIDQIKVAFPTTLQLTFLGVLIAAVASLMLGVIAALYRDRWPDQIIRVLSMASIATPSFWLGILMIQYFALGLGWFPTGGSAPPGSGFGTWLSHMFLPAVALAIPVSASLTRTVRTSMVEELDKDYVRTAIGNGVPRREVITKNVLRNALITPVTVLGLRIGYLLGGAVVIEMIFSLNGMGNLIFIGITGNDINLVQGVVLTIAVTFVLVNIIVDLLYLLINPRIRSV; from the coding sequence GTGTCAAACTTTCTCAGACTGCTCGGCAGGCGCCTTATCGCCCTGCCCATCATGATTCTGGGCGTCACCATCTTGGTCTTCGTCATCCTGCAATTCACCCCCGGCGACCCGGCAACCATCGCCCTGGGTGAAGGTGCCTCAGAAGAAGCCAAAGAAGCCTACCGAGAATCACGGGGCCTCAACGACCCGCTCATCGTCCAGTACTTCGCTTTCCTCTCCCGGCTTATCCGATTCGACCTGGGCATGACCACTCCTCCGGCTCAGCCCGTTATCGACCAGATCAAGGTAGCCTTCCCCACCACCTTGCAGCTGACCTTCCTGGGCGTGCTGATTGCGGCGGTGGCCTCCCTGATGCTGGGTGTCATTGCGGCCCTCTACCGCGACCGCTGGCCCGACCAGATTATCCGCGTGCTCTCCATGGCCTCCATCGCAACCCCCTCCTTCTGGCTGGGTATTCTGATGATTCAGTACTTCGCCCTGGGCCTGGGCTGGTTCCCCACCGGCGGCTCCGCCCCTCCCGGGAGCGGCTTTGGCACCTGGCTCTCGCACATGTTCCTGCCCGCGGTGGCCCTCGCTATCCCGGTCAGCGCCTCGCTGACCCGCACCGTCCGTACCTCCATGGTTGAAGAACTCGACAAGGACTACGTGCGCACCGCCATCGGCAACGGCGTACCCCGCCGCGAGGTCATCACCAAGAACGTGCTGCGCAACGCCCTCATCACCCCGGTCACCGTGCTCGGCCTGCGCATCGGCTACCTGCTCGGCGGTGCTGTGGTCATCGAAATGATCTTCTCCCTCAACGGCATGGGCAACCTCATTTTCATCGGCATCACCGGTAACGACATCAACCTGGTTCAGGGCGTCGTGCTCACCATCGCCGTCACCTTCGTTCTCGTCAACATCATCGTTGACCTACTCTACCTACTCATCAACCCCCGTATCAGGAGCGTCTAA